In one window of Gemmatimonadota bacterium DNA:
- the queF gene encoding NADPH-dependent 7-cyano-7-deazaguanine reductase QueF, protein MAIAEGRTLPFVGPEQVDVSVLETFPYAGPEQEIVTETDEFSAVCPYSGLPDFARLVIRYVPAAACIELKSLKYYVTSYRNVGIFQEHATARIAEDLHRCLAPAWIEVKTIYNVRGGFLTTCTVRLPRA, encoded by the coding sequence ATGGCCATCGCCGAAGGACGGACCCTGCCGTTCGTGGGACCCGAGCAAGTGGACGTCAGTGTCCTCGAGACCTTTCCCTACGCCGGCCCCGAGCAGGAGATCGTCACCGAGACCGACGAGTTCTCTGCCGTGTGCCCCTACAGCGGCCTGCCGGACTTTGCCCGGCTGGTGATCCGCTACGTCCCGGCCGCGGCCTGCATCGAGCTCAAGAGCCTCAAGTACTACGTGACGAGCTACCGCAACGTCGGAATCTTCCAGGAGCACGCCACCGCCAGGATCGCGGAAGACCTGCACCGGTGCCTGGCGCCGGCCTGGATAGAGGTCAAGACTATCTACAACGTGCGGGGCGGGTTTCTCACCACCTGCACGGTCCGGCTGCCCCGGGCCTAG
- a CDS encoding M20/M25/M40 family metallo-hydrolase, translating to MRLRAFVLLLTLPTAARAQVAVDTTGTGAILEQALQRSEVMANLQYLADRIGPRLTGSAPMRLANDWTAERFRAYGLTAALEPWTFGVTWERGPASFRITAPFTRNLTGHSWAWTAGTGGRMVRGPVVRIDASTPESLAANIGRVRGAWVMLRAPAQIWNPDGPPMTAADSAALREARARMAGPAPDTSEVARKARQQFATDRPYLLKRAGALGLLTDGAKEFALLTMSGSPNSVSPLPNVVIAHEDYAQFDRLIARGVAPQLEGRIENRLGKAVVTQWNTVAEIRGSEWPGQVVILGAHLDSWDLGTGVTDNGTGSMVVLEAARAIAQSGQTPKRTIRFILFSGEEQGLLGSRAYAAQHAAMADSIQAVLVLDNGTGRITGQALQGRDDLEGLWRDLLAPVAALGATTVRKANKGGTDHLAFVPYGVPAFNFDQEGRGYNHTHHSQVDTYDHAVPGDLIQASAVMAVTAFELANLPVLLPRGGRTPVTPPSVPRPSPGLAR from the coding sequence ATGCGTCTCCGTGCCTTCGTCCTGCTGCTCACCTTGCCCACCGCCGCCCGCGCCCAGGTCGCGGTAGACACCACCGGGACCGGGGCGATCCTCGAGCAGGCGCTGCAGCGCTCCGAGGTGATGGCCAACCTCCAGTACCTCGCCGACCGGATCGGGCCGCGCCTCACCGGGTCGGCGCCGATGCGCCTGGCCAACGACTGGACGGCCGAGCGGTTCCGCGCCTATGGACTCACCGCCGCGCTCGAGCCCTGGACGTTCGGCGTCACGTGGGAGCGGGGCCCGGCCAGCTTCCGGATCACCGCACCCTTCACCCGGAACCTGACGGGGCACAGCTGGGCCTGGACGGCGGGCACGGGGGGCAGGATGGTCCGCGGGCCGGTGGTCCGCATCGATGCCTCCACGCCGGAGAGCCTCGCCGCCAACATCGGCCGGGTGCGTGGCGCGTGGGTGATGCTGCGGGCCCCGGCCCAGATCTGGAATCCCGACGGGCCGCCGATGACCGCCGCCGATTCAGCGGCGCTCCGGGAGGCGCGCGCGCGCATGGCGGGCCCGGCGCCCGACACCTCGGAGGTGGCGCGGAAGGCGCGGCAGCAGTTCGCCACCGACCGGCCCTACCTCCTCAAGCGGGCGGGGGCGCTCGGCCTCCTCACCGACGGGGCCAAGGAGTTCGCGCTGCTCACCATGAGCGGCTCGCCCAACAGCGTCTCGCCGCTGCCCAACGTGGTGATCGCGCACGAGGACTACGCCCAGTTCGATCGCCTCATCGCCAGGGGCGTGGCGCCGCAGCTCGAAGGGCGGATCGAGAACCGCCTCGGCAAGGCCGTGGTGACCCAGTGGAACACCGTGGCCGAGATCCGCGGCAGCGAATGGCCAGGGCAGGTGGTGATCCTCGGCGCCCACCTCGACAGCTGGGACCTCGGCACCGGCGTCACCGATAACGGCACCGGGTCGATGGTGGTCCTCGAGGCGGCGCGGGCGATCGCCCAGAGCGGCCAGACCCCGAAGCGCACCATCCGCTTCATCCTCTTCAGCGGCGAGGAGCAGGGACTGCTCGGCTCCCGCGCCTATGCGGCGCAGCACGCTGCCATGGCCGACAGCATCCAGGCGGTGCTGGTCCTGGACAACGGCACCGGGCGGATCACCGGGCAGGCGTTGCAGGGGCGGGATGACCTGGAGGGACTGTGGCGGGACCTGCTGGCGCCGGTGGCCGCCCTCGGGGCGACCACCGTGCGGAAGGCGAACAAGGGCGGCACCGACCACCTGGCCTTCGTGCCGTATGGCGTCCCCGCGTTCAATTTCGACCAGGAAGGCCGGGGCTACAACCACACCCACCACTCGCAGGTGGACACCTACGATCACGCGGTGCCGGGCGACCTCATCCAGGCCTCCGCGGTGATGGCGGTGACCGCCTTCGAGCTGGCCAACCTGCCGGTGCTGCTGCCGCGGGGCGGCCGCACGCCGGTCACCCCGCCGAGCGTGCCGCGGCCGAGTCCCGGGCTCGCGCGCTAG
- a CDS encoding TetR family transcriptional regulator, giving the protein MDRSPDKERNAARSREAILDAAEELFADRGYDATSLTDVGAAAGVSRGTPGYFFGGKEQLYRAVLERCLERVRQAVRSGRERALASNEPPEVVLAGVVGEYFDFILANPAFVRLLEREALDGGRQIATLPPHLEAAQEALGAIMSELAFEPAEHADARQLLISMLSLSWFHVVHAPTVLRALGIDARDPAFLEERRQHVVNLVVQGLRGRVGGVAAPQMQDE; this is encoded by the coding sequence ATGGACCGCTCGCCCGACAAAGAGCGCAACGCCGCCCGTTCCCGCGAAGCCATCCTCGACGCCGCCGAGGAGCTGTTCGCCGACCGCGGGTATGACGCGACCAGCCTCACCGACGTGGGGGCCGCGGCGGGTGTATCTCGGGGGACGCCGGGCTACTTCTTCGGCGGCAAGGAACAACTGTACCGGGCCGTGCTCGAGCGCTGCCTGGAGCGGGTGCGGCAGGCGGTGCGGAGCGGCCGGGAGCGGGCGCTGGCCAGCAATGAGCCGCCCGAGGTGGTGCTGGCGGGCGTCGTCGGGGAGTACTTCGACTTCATCCTGGCCAACCCGGCGTTCGTCCGGCTGCTGGAGCGTGAGGCGCTCGACGGCGGACGGCAGATCGCCACGCTGCCCCCGCACCTCGAGGCGGCGCAGGAGGCGCTGGGGGCCATCATGTCGGAGCTCGCCTTCGAGCCCGCGGAGCACGCCGACGCCCGGCAGCTGCTCATCAGCATGCTATCGCTGTCCTGGTTTCATGTGGTGCATGCGCCCACGGTGCTGCGGGCGCTGGGCATCGACGCGCGGGACCCGGCGTTCCTCGAGGAACGGCGGCAGCACGTGGTGAACCTCGTGGTGCAGGGCCTCCGTGGGCGGGTGGGCGGGGTGGCGGCACCGCAGATGCAGGACGAATGA
- a CDS encoding glutamate synthase subunit alpha: MPTPPHPAHRRTDTGESRREHDACGVGFVARATGERSHEIVRMALQAVARVAHRGAASTDNSGDGAGILTQIPQRLFHREAYRLGLRLKPGQPFGVGAFFLPPDHEPLTRSLRLVEKVLERNGIPCLGWREVPVEPAALGPLARASCPAIRQVFVGRPLTAQDDDAWERALYLARRDMEREAEAAGFAPFFVCSLSCRTIVYKALLTGAQLPVFFPDLRYPEYESAVALFHQRYSTNTLPSWPLAQPFRMIAHNGEINTLWGNQNAMAAREADLASPIWGHDIERLKPVIAPGGSDSAGFDNTMELLVRSGRDPLHTIMMLVPQAWERYPDVEPAIRDFYRFHAHLTEPWDGPAALAFTDGVIAGAATDRNGLRPCRYKVTRDQLVVAGSEVGLVDLDPRDVVESGRLGPCEFIAVDLTHGTVLRNMDVKRRVASRQPYGQWCRDNMQVLEADPQHRFTPLEARALAAQETAFGYGNEDLRFVLEAMGGAGLDPVWSMGDDAPIPPLAHTPIGAYSYIRQRFAQVTNPPIDPLRESVVMSLRVHMGKHGSFLVEHPALARVLRVDHPVVLDEEMAALRNTPGFSCVTLSTVWPAAAGPEGLRAALDRLCAEADHAARNGARLLVLSDRAADREFAPVPMLLAVGAVRRHLMDSGLRMRLGIVAETGDAWDIHHFATLIGYGCEVVYPWLALQSVSALFATPPAPEEGGEPSPAARPSGAARRASRYDVAERPEPEEARRRFRAAAEKGLLKIMSKMGISVLPSYNGAQIFECLGLGRDVVERCFRGTDSLIGGIGFEELAEDVLTRHRAAYGPAAGDPPAVPDYGRIRFRKDGEEHGWAPPVVVALQKAVKAEATDHAAGYAKFREYVTRVEERRPCNPRDLLDFRRGTPVPLAEVEPVERIMRRFISSAMSLGALSPEAHATLSIGMNRIGARSNSGEGGEDPFNYTPLPNGDRVDNRIKQVASGRFGVTTEYLIRAEELEIKVVQGAKPGEGGQLPGHKVTELIARLRHSVPGIPLISPPPHHDIYSIEDLAQLILDLKTVNPRARVGVKLVAESGVGTVAAGVAKAYADYVLIAGHSGGTGASPLSSIKHAGSPWELGLAEAQAMLVASGLRHRIEVRTDGGFKSGRDVVLAALLGAETFGFGTAPLVAIGCAMARQCHLNTCPTGIATQRADLRAKFKGTPDQVVTFFSFVAEQVREILASLGARTLDEIIGRADLLTRIERPDTPRAQMLDLSMLMARALPAAGTASHRTLERNDRPGVVYLDDEILEECGSHLEQGLPFSGFYDIKNHHLAVGARVAGRIAARHGDAGLPAGSAQLRFRGSAGQSFGAFAIKGMSLDLEGEANDYVGKGLSGGEISIRPFRQAAYAQATHENTIVGNTCLYGATGGRLFAAGQAASRFAVRNSGATAVIEGAGNHCCEYMTGGLVVVLGPVGRNFGAGMSNGVAFVLDETGGFPSRVNMDMVRVDSCTDQDAAELLILIHEHQEKTGSARARMLIERWSEFRPLFRKVVPNTTPTAPKVASTPVVPAPEPVPVPAGSR; encoded by the coding sequence ATGCCCACGCCCCCCCACCCCGCCCATCGCCGGACCGACACCGGCGAATCCCGCCGCGAGCACGACGCCTGCGGCGTCGGCTTCGTGGCCCGCGCCACCGGGGAACGCTCCCACGAGATCGTCCGCATGGCGCTCCAGGCGGTGGCCCGGGTGGCGCACCGCGGCGCGGCCTCGACTGACAACTCGGGGGACGGCGCCGGCATCCTGACCCAGATCCCGCAGCGGCTGTTCCACCGCGAGGCCTACCGCCTCGGCCTGCGCCTCAAGCCGGGGCAGCCCTTCGGCGTGGGCGCCTTCTTCCTCCCTCCCGATCACGAGCCGCTCACCCGGTCGCTCCGGCTGGTCGAGAAGGTGCTGGAGCGGAACGGGATCCCCTGCCTCGGCTGGCGGGAGGTGCCCGTCGAGCCGGCGGCCCTCGGCCCGCTGGCGCGGGCCAGCTGTCCCGCCATCCGGCAGGTGTTCGTGGGCCGGCCCCTCACCGCCCAGGACGACGACGCCTGGGAGCGGGCACTCTACCTGGCCCGCCGGGACATGGAGCGCGAGGCGGAGGCGGCGGGCTTCGCGCCGTTCTTCGTCTGTTCGCTCTCCTGCCGCACCATCGTCTACAAGGCGCTGCTGACCGGGGCCCAGCTCCCCGTGTTCTTCCCCGACCTCCGCTATCCCGAATACGAGAGCGCGGTGGCGCTCTTCCACCAGCGGTACTCGACCAACACCCTGCCGAGCTGGCCCTTGGCGCAGCCCTTCCGGATGATCGCCCACAACGGGGAGATCAACACGCTGTGGGGCAACCAGAACGCGATGGCCGCCCGCGAAGCCGACCTGGCCAGCCCGATCTGGGGCCACGACATCGAGCGGCTCAAGCCGGTGATCGCGCCCGGCGGCAGCGACTCGGCGGGGTTCGACAACACCATGGAGCTGCTGGTGCGCTCCGGCCGCGACCCGCTGCACACCATCATGATGCTGGTGCCGCAGGCCTGGGAGCGGTATCCCGACGTGGAACCGGCCATCCGTGATTTTTATCGCTTCCACGCCCACCTCACGGAGCCGTGGGACGGGCCCGCCGCGCTGGCCTTCACCGATGGCGTGATCGCGGGGGCCGCGACCGACCGCAACGGCCTCCGCCCCTGCCGCTACAAGGTGACCCGCGACCAGCTGGTGGTGGCGGGGTCCGAGGTGGGGCTGGTGGACCTCGACCCGCGTGACGTCGTCGAGAGCGGCCGGCTCGGGCCCTGCGAGTTCATCGCGGTGGACCTGACGCACGGGACCGTCCTGCGCAACATGGACGTGAAGCGGCGGGTGGCCTCGCGCCAGCCATACGGGCAGTGGTGCCGCGACAACATGCAGGTCCTCGAGGCCGACCCGCAGCATCGCTTCACGCCCCTCGAGGCGCGGGCGCTGGCGGCGCAGGAGACCGCCTTCGGCTACGGCAATGAGGACCTGCGGTTCGTGCTGGAGGCGATGGGCGGTGCCGGCCTCGACCCGGTCTGGAGCATGGGGGATGACGCCCCGATCCCGCCGCTCGCCCACACCCCCATCGGGGCGTACAGCTACATCCGGCAGCGCTTCGCCCAGGTCACCAACCCGCCGATCGATCCGCTGCGGGAGTCGGTGGTGATGTCGCTCCGGGTGCACATGGGCAAGCACGGGAGCTTTCTCGTCGAGCATCCCGCCCTCGCCCGGGTGCTCCGGGTGGACCACCCGGTGGTGCTTGACGAGGAGATGGCGGCGCTGCGCAACACGCCAGGCTTCTCCTGCGTGACGTTGAGCACGGTCTGGCCCGCCGCCGCGGGCCCTGAGGGGCTCCGCGCCGCGCTCGACCGGCTCTGCGCCGAGGCCGACCACGCCGCGCGCAACGGCGCCCGCCTGCTGGTGCTGAGCGACCGTGCCGCCGACCGCGAGTTCGCCCCGGTCCCGATGCTGCTCGCCGTCGGCGCCGTGCGCCGCCACCTCATGGACAGCGGGCTCCGCATGCGGCTCGGCATCGTGGCCGAGACCGGCGACGCGTGGGATATCCACCACTTCGCCACATTGATCGGTTACGGCTGCGAGGTGGTCTACCCGTGGCTGGCGCTGCAGTCGGTCAGCGCCCTCTTCGCGACCCCGCCGGCCCCTGAGGAGGGGGGCGAGCCATCGCCCGCGGCCCGGCCGAGTGGCGCGGCGCGGCGCGCCAGCCGGTACGACGTGGCGGAGCGGCCGGAGCCCGAGGAGGCGCGGCGCCGCTTCCGCGCCGCGGCGGAGAAGGGCCTGCTCAAGATCATGTCGAAGATGGGCATCTCGGTCCTGCCCTCGTACAACGGCGCGCAGATCTTCGAGTGCCTGGGCCTGGGGCGCGACGTGGTGGAGCGCTGCTTCCGCGGTACGGACTCGCTCATCGGCGGGATCGGATTCGAGGAGCTCGCCGAGGATGTGCTCACCCGGCACCGCGCGGCGTACGGTCCGGCCGCCGGCGATCCTCCCGCGGTGCCCGACTACGGCCGCATCCGCTTCCGCAAGGATGGCGAGGAGCATGGGTGGGCCCCGCCGGTGGTGGTGGCCCTGCAGAAGGCGGTGAAGGCGGAGGCCACCGATCACGCCGCGGGCTACGCGAAGTTCCGGGAGTACGTCACGCGGGTGGAGGAGCGCCGCCCCTGCAATCCGCGCGACCTGCTCGACTTCCGCCGCGGCACCCCGGTGCCGCTCGCCGAGGTGGAACCGGTCGAGAGGATCATGCGCCGGTTCATCTCGTCGGCCATGTCGCTCGGCGCGCTGTCGCCGGAGGCGCACGCCACCCTCTCGATCGGGATGAACCGGATCGGCGCCCGCTCCAACTCCGGCGAGGGTGGCGAGGACCCGTTCAACTACACCCCGCTGCCCAACGGGGACCGGGTGGACAACCGGATCAAGCAGGTGGCCTCGGGACGCTTCGGGGTGACCACCGAGTACCTGATCCGCGCCGAGGAGCTCGAGATCAAGGTGGTCCAGGGCGCCAAGCCGGGCGAGGGCGGCCAGCTGCCCGGCCACAAGGTGACCGAGCTGATCGCCCGGCTGCGGCACTCGGTGCCGGGGATCCCGCTCATCTCCCCGCCACCCCACCACGACATCTACAGCATCGAGGACCTGGCCCAGCTCATCCTCGACCTCAAGACGGTGAACCCGCGGGCGCGGGTCGGGGTGAAGCTGGTGGCCGAGTCGGGTGTCGGCACCGTGGCGGCCGGCGTGGCCAAGGCCTATGCCGACTACGTGCTGATCGCCGGCCACAGCGGCGGCACCGGGGCGTCCCCGCTTTCGTCCATCAAGCACGCCGGCAGCCCGTGGGAGCTGGGGCTCGCGGAGGCGCAGGCCATGCTCGTGGCCAGCGGCCTGCGGCACCGGATCGAGGTGCGCACCGATGGCGGGTTCAAGAGCGGCCGGGACGTGGTGCTCGCCGCGCTGCTTGGCGCCGAGACCTTCGGGTTCGGGACTGCCCCGCTGGTGGCGATCGGCTGCGCCATGGCCCGGCAGTGCCACCTCAACACCTGCCCCACCGGCATCGCCACCCAGCGCGCCGACCTCCGCGCCAAGTTCAAGGGCACCCCCGACCAGGTGGTCACGTTCTTCAGCTTCGTGGCCGAGCAGGTCCGGGAGATCCTCGCGAGCCTGGGCGCGCGGACGCTGGACGAGATCATCGGCCGGGCCGACCTGCTGACCCGCATCGAGCGGCCCGACACGCCCCGGGCCCAGATGCTCGACCTCTCGATGCTCATGGCGCGGGCGCTGCCGGCGGCGGGTACCGCGTCCCACCGGACCCTGGAACGCAACGACCGCCCGGGCGTGGTGTACCTCGACGATGAAATCCTCGAGGAATGCGGCAGCCACCTGGAGCAGGGACTCCCCTTCTCCGGCTTTTACGACATCAAGAACCACCACCTCGCGGTCGGCGCCCGGGTGGCGGGACGCATCGCGGCCCGCCATGGCGACGCCGGCCTCCCCGCCGGTTCGGCGCAGCTGCGGTTCCGCGGCAGCGCGGGCCAGAGCTTCGGCGCCTTCGCCATCAAGGGGATGTCCCTCGACCTCGAGGGCGAGGCCAACGACTACGTGGGCAAGGGGCTCTCCGGCGGGGAGATCAGCATCCGGCCCTTCCGGCAGGCGGCCTACGCGCAGGCCACCCACGAGAACACCATCGTGGGGAATACCTGCCTCTACGGCGCCACCGGCGGGCGGCTGTTCGCCGCCGGCCAGGCCGCCAGCCGCTTCGCGGTCCGCAACTCGGGCGCCACGGCGGTCATCGAGGGCGCGGGCAACCACTGCTGCGAGTACATGACCGGCGGGCTGGTGGTGGTGCTCGGCCCGGTGGGGCGGAACTTCGGGGCGGGCATGTCGAATGGCGTGGCGTTTGTGCTCGACGAGACCGGCGGCTTCCCGAGCCGGGTGAACATGGACATGGTCCGGGTGGACAGCTGCACCGACCAGGACGCGGCGGAATTGCTGATCCTGATTCACGAACACCAGGAGAAGACCGGGAGCGCCCGGGCCCGGATGCTCATCGAGCGCTGGTCGGAGTTCCGGCCGTTGTTCCGGAAGGTGGTGCCCAACACCACCCCGACCGCGCCCAAAGTGGCCAGCACACCGGTGGTCCCCGCACCGGAGCCGGTGCCGGTGCCCGCGGGCAGCCGGTAG
- a CDS encoding acyl-CoA dehydrogenase family protein, with product MTNVLTPEPGTTRPATPLATEKEAREVAEAAREQHWEQPSFVRELFEGNLRVELIHPFPEPDPAEVERARPFMERLERFMREKVDSDRIDREGQIPADVVQGLKDLGAFGIKIPTEYGGLGLSQLMYTKAIGLVTSQDGSMTALLSAAQSIGVPTPLKLFGTPEQKKKYLPRLAKGAISAFALTEANVGSDPAGLATHAELSADGTHYILNGEKLWCTNGTVAELYVVMARTTGKKITAFIVERDWPGVEVVHRLRFMGLKAIENGVIRFTNVKVPVENVIWGEGKGLKLALVTLNTGRLTLPASCVAGAKRCLEIVRKWSNERVQWGQPVGKHDAIAQKLGRMAAETFAMEAVSDLASLMADAGDRDIRLEAAIAKMWNTELGWRIVDDTLQIKGGRGYETADSLRLRGERPDPVERMMRDFRINLIFEGSSEIMRLFIAREAVDTHLKVAGALIDPKSTGGQKFQALLKSAAFYGLWYPKLWLPFKGWFSYGEFGRLAGHMRFVERSSRQLARTLFHCMIRFGPKLEKKQAVLGRLVEIGAELLAISAACARAHAMVKKTPTQTGPRELADVFSRQARRRVEQKFREVWANDDDVTYQAARHFLDDHFLWLEAGMVREQA from the coding sequence ATGACGAACGTCCTGACCCCGGAACCCGGTACCACCCGCCCGGCCACCCCGCTCGCGACCGAGAAGGAAGCGCGGGAAGTGGCCGAGGCGGCGCGGGAGCAGCACTGGGAACAGCCGAGCTTCGTGCGCGAGCTGTTCGAGGGCAACCTCCGGGTGGAGCTGATCCATCCCTTCCCGGAGCCCGATCCCGCCGAGGTGGAGCGCGCGCGGCCGTTCATGGAACGGCTGGAGCGCTTCATGCGCGAGAAGGTGGACAGCGACCGGATCGACCGCGAGGGCCAGATCCCGGCCGACGTGGTGCAGGGGCTCAAGGACCTCGGCGCCTTCGGCATCAAGATCCCGACGGAGTACGGCGGGCTCGGCCTCTCCCAGCTCATGTACACCAAGGCGATCGGCCTGGTCACCAGCCAGGACGGCAGCATGACCGCGCTGCTCTCGGCCGCGCAGTCGATCGGCGTCCCGACGCCGCTCAAGCTGTTCGGCACCCCGGAGCAGAAGAAGAAGTACCTGCCCCGCCTGGCCAAGGGTGCCATCTCCGCCTTCGCCCTGACCGAGGCGAATGTCGGCTCCGACCCCGCAGGGCTGGCCACGCACGCCGAGCTGTCCGCCGACGGCACGCACTACATCCTGAACGGCGAGAAGCTCTGGTGCACCAACGGCACGGTGGCGGAGCTCTACGTGGTGATGGCCCGCACCACCGGCAAGAAGATCACGGCGTTCATCGTGGAGCGGGACTGGCCCGGCGTGGAGGTGGTGCACCGGCTCCGCTTCATGGGGCTCAAGGCCATCGAGAACGGCGTGATCCGGTTCACCAATGTGAAGGTCCCGGTGGAGAACGTGATCTGGGGCGAGGGCAAGGGCCTCAAGCTCGCGCTGGTGACGCTCAACACCGGCCGGCTCACCCTGCCCGCCAGCTGCGTGGCGGGGGCCAAGCGGTGCCTCGAGATCGTGCGGAAGTGGTCCAACGAGCGGGTGCAGTGGGGCCAGCCGGTGGGCAAGCATGACGCGATCGCCCAGAAGCTGGGGCGGATGGCCGCGGAGACCTTCGCGATGGAGGCGGTGAGCGACCTGGCCAGCCTGATGGCCGACGCGGGCGACCGCGACATCCGCCTCGAGGCGGCCATCGCCAAGATGTGGAACACCGAGCTGGGCTGGCGGATCGTGGACGACACCCTGCAGATCAAGGGCGGCCGCGGCTACGAGACCGCCGACAGCCTCCGTCTTCGCGGGGAGCGGCCCGACCCGGTCGAGCGGATGATGCGCGACTTCCGCATCAACCTGATCTTCGAGGGCTCGAGCGAGATCATGCGGCTGTTCATCGCCCGCGAGGCGGTGGACACCCACCTCAAGGTGGCCGGCGCGCTGATCGATCCCAAGTCCACCGGCGGCCAGAAGTTCCAGGCGCTGCTCAAGTCGGCGGCCTTCTACGGCCTCTGGTATCCCAAGCTCTGGCTGCCCTTCAAGGGCTGGTTCAGCTACGGCGAGTTCGGCCGGCTGGCGGGGCACATGCGCTTCGTGGAGCGCTCCAGCCGCCAGCTGGCGCGCACGCTGTTCCACTGCATGATCCGCTTCGGCCCGAAGCTCGAGAAGAAGCAGGCGGTGCTCGGCCGCCTGGTCGAGATCGGCGCCGAGCTGCTGGCCATCTCGGCCGCCTGCGCCCGGGCCCACGCCATGGTGAAGAAGACCCCCACCCAGACCGGCCCGCGCGAGCTGGCCGACGTCTTCAGCCGGCAGGCCCGGCGCCGGGTGGAGCAGAAGTTCCGTGAGGTGTGGGCCAACGATGATGACGTGACCTACCAGGCCGCGCGGCACTTCCTCGACGACCACTTCCTCTGGCTGGAAGCGGGCATGGTGCGCGAACAGGCCTGA